The following are from one region of the bacterium genome:
- a CDS encoding extracellular solute-binding protein — protein sequence MRRFGGIVVALLVIGLLVSVYPAAWAINPVSGGAFNVQSRIDLRALTRDNFDRMLGPAARGQNIVFYDFADTLCELLAKEVADWGRSSGVGVKHVCVDGDAATQQLIAEHQAGKPPSADVFFLPNNNVRLMTGAGLVANIALVDLLPNARDVDPSVARESRGYLHGGTALPFHRNQTVVAYNSQFVSKPPDTFAALYDFARSHSGKVALTPPNHGGSGSGFLESALLAFAPQCRKDLYSYGISDAQAQAIAANCMPPVIDYFKKLKPYVTFTNGNEASVQALANNTAYVATVWEDDLYTLASKGLVPPSVHPHMLASGEVGDGDAMIVVAGTQKLEASLLLADFLMGDKVQIDKLEQTGSRTARLTLKTRGHIPANMAPFLLPDAMYHERTRTRINGVVSNAAVAIFVRQILQ from the coding sequence ATGAGACGGTTCGGCGGGATCGTGGTGGCCTTGCTTGTGATCGGCCTGCTGGTCTCGGTGTATCCTGCGGCGTGGGCGATCAACCCGGTGAGCGGCGGCGCCTTCAACGTGCAGAGCCGCATAGACCTGCGCGCGCTGACGCGCGACAATTTCGACAGGATGCTCGGACCCGCCGCGCGGGGCCAGAACATCGTCTTCTACGACTTCGCGGACACGCTGTGCGAATTGCTGGCCAAAGAAGTCGCGGACTGGGGCCGGTCCAGCGGGGTCGGGGTGAAGCACGTCTGCGTGGACGGCGACGCGGCGACGCAGCAATTGATCGCCGAGCACCAGGCCGGCAAGCCGCCGTCGGCGGACGTGTTCTTCCTGCCCAACAACAACGTCCGGCTGATGACCGGCGCGGGACTGGTCGCCAACATCGCGCTGGTCGACCTCCTGCCCAACGCCCGCGACGTCGATCCGTCGGTCGCCCGCGAGTCGCGCGGCTACCTGCACGGCGGCACGGCCCTGCCGTTCCACCGGAACCAGACGGTCGTCGCGTACAACAGCCAGTTCGTCTCGAAGCCGCCGGACACGTTCGCCGCGCTGTACGACTTCGCGCGCAGCCACTCCGGCAAAGTCGCGCTCACGCCGCCCAACCACGGCGGCAGCGGGTCCGGCTTCCTCGAGAGCGCGCTGCTCGCGTTCGCGCCCCAGTGCAGGAAGGATCTGTATTCGTACGGGATCAGCGACGCGCAGGCGCAGGCGATCGCCGCGAACTGTATGCCGCCCGTCATCGACTACTTCAAGAAGCTGAAGCCGTACGTCACGTTCACGAACGGCAACGAAGCGTCCGTCCAGGCCCTGGCGAACAACACCGCCTACGTCGCGACCGTGTGGGAGGACGACCTCTACACGCTGGCATCGAAGGGGCTCGTGCCGCCGTCCGTGCACCCCCACATGCTGGCCAGCGGGGAAGTGGGCGACGGGGACGCGATGATTGTCGTCGCGGGGACGCAGAAGCTCGAGGCGTCGCTGCTGCTGGCGGACTTTCTGATGGGGGACAAAGTGCAGATCGACAAGCTGGAGCAGACCGGCAGCCGGACGGCGCGGCTCACCCTCAAGACCCGCGGGCACATCCCGGCCAATATGGCGCCGTTCCTCCTGCCCGACGCGATGTACCACGAACGGACGCGGACGCGGATCAACGGCGTGGTCTCGAACGCGGCGGTCGCGATCTTCGTCCGGCAGATTCTCCAGTAG
- a CDS encoding Gfo/Idh/MocA family oxidoreductase: protein MPVRVGLVGAGAMGRRHLEALSRDARVSIVGVADNVEAAARGAAEPFGARACRTVGDLAEAGADAVYVTLPNAFHGAVVIDALDHGLHVFSEKPMATALDEARRVAAAVRRTGRLYQMGFNRRFAPAYRYLKEQVAGRFAPFSANAKITDGDMLTPAWYVDASLTGGFLYDCAVHMIDLVAWLVGPVHAVSALGRQSCYPDHDDIALLLECDGGRPVALTTCGHASWAKPTERVELYGDHALLESADMDRARHSTRETPGAAWQVFPSPDEVTALGYVAEDRAFVDACLGEGRPPVTVDDAFHSIAVIDAAYRSLRADGRREPVPGA from the coding sequence GTGCCGGTAAGGGTCGGACTGGTCGGCGCCGGCGCCATGGGCCGGCGGCACCTCGAGGCGCTGTCCCGCGACGCGCGCGTGTCGATCGTCGGGGTCGCGGACAACGTCGAAGCGGCCGCCCGCGGGGCCGCGGAGCCGTTCGGCGCGCGGGCGTGCCGGACGGTCGGAGACCTCGCCGAGGCGGGCGCGGACGCCGTGTACGTCACGCTGCCGAACGCCTTCCACGGCGCGGTCGTCATCGACGCGCTGGATCACGGACTGCACGTGTTCTCCGAGAAGCCGATGGCGACGGCGCTGGACGAGGCGCGGCGCGTGGCCGCCGCCGTGCGCCGCACCGGACGGCTGTATCAGATGGGCTTCAACCGGCGGTTCGCGCCGGCCTACCGCTATCTCAAGGAACAGGTCGCGGGCAGGTTCGCCCCCTTCTCGGCGAACGCCAAGATCACCGACGGCGACATGCTGACCCCGGCGTGGTACGTCGACGCGTCGCTGACGGGCGGGTTTCTCTACGACTGCGCGGTCCACATGATCGATCTCGTGGCGTGGCTTGTCGGCCCGGTGCACGCGGTGTCGGCGCTCGGCCGCCAAAGCTGCTACCCGGACCACGACGACATCGCGCTGCTGCTGGAGTGCGACGGCGGGCGGCCGGTCGCCCTCACCACCTGCGGGCACGCGTCGTGGGCCAAGCCGACGGAGCGGGTCGAGCTCTACGGCGACCACGCGCTCCTCGAGTCCGCGGATATGGACCGGGCGCGCCACTCGACGCGCGAGACGCCCGGCGCGGCGTGGCAGGTCTTCCCCTCGCCTGACGAGGTCACCGCCCTCGGCTACGTCGCCGAGGACCGGGCCTTCGTCGACGCATGTCTGGGCGAGGGCCGGCCGCCGGTCACCGTAGACGACGCGTTCCACAGCATCGCGGTCATCGACGCCGCGTACCGGAGCCTGCGCGCGGACGGGCGGCGGGAGCCGGTGCCCGGCGCGTAA
- a CDS encoding Gfo/Idh/MocA family oxidoreductase, translating to MARPLGVAILGYTGVAKAHLAAVRRHGELFPDAPAPLRLVALCGRTRDAVEETARRYGAERAATAWQALVDDPGVDVLINAAPNDLHAAPSVAALRAGKAVLCEKPLGRTAREAAEMARAARDSGRVAMTGFNYRFMPAVLLARRMVESGELGRLYHFRCRYSDDSLLDPRAPWGWRHDRELAGSGVIGDLAAHPLDLALALAGPITAVTAATRTFVAERPRGAGRAPVTVEDAVVGTLEFQSGAVGTLEASGMCPGRKNLFTFELNGDRGTVVWDLERLNELRVYHGDGDARGLADVLVTERTHPYGGRWWPPGHTLGWESGFVHQLEELVRRVTGAGGPAAGATFADGLACALVCDALLSAAETGRRIAVPPLPAPFQAGSEGTR from the coding sequence ATGGCGCGGCCGCTCGGCGTCGCGATCCTCGGCTACACGGGGGTCGCCAAGGCCCACCTCGCCGCGGTACGGCGCCACGGCGAGCTCTTTCCGGACGCGCCGGCGCCGCTGCGCCTCGTCGCGCTGTGCGGCCGGACGCGCGACGCGGTCGAAGAGACGGCCCGGCGCTACGGCGCCGAGCGGGCCGCGACGGCGTGGCAGGCGCTCGTCGACGATCCGGGCGTCGACGTGCTGATCAACGCGGCGCCGAACGACCTGCACGCGGCCCCGAGCGTCGCCGCGCTGCGCGCCGGCAAAGCCGTGCTGTGCGAAAAGCCGCTGGGCCGGACGGCTCGGGAAGCGGCGGAGATGGCGCGCGCCGCACGCGACAGCGGGCGCGTCGCGATGACCGGCTTCAATTACCGGTTCATGCCCGCGGTGCTGCTCGCCCGCCGCATGGTCGAGTCCGGCGAGCTGGGCCGCCTCTACCACTTCCGCTGCCGCTACAGCGACGACTCGCTGCTCGATCCGCGCGCCCCGTGGGGATGGCGCCACGACCGCGAACTGGCGGGCAGCGGCGTCATCGGCGACCTGGCGGCGCATCCGCTCGACCTGGCGCTCGCGCTCGCGGGGCCGATTACCGCGGTCACGGCGGCCACGCGGACGTTCGTCGCCGAGCGGCCGCGCGGCGCGGGCCGGGCGCCCGTCACCGTCGAGGACGCCGTCGTCGGGACCCTCGAGTTTCAAAGCGGCGCCGTCGGCACGCTCGAAGCGAGCGGCATGTGTCCGGGCCGCAAGAACCTGTTCACCTTCGAGCTCAACGGCGACCGCGGCACCGTGGTCTGGGACCTCGAGCGCCTGAACGAGCTGCGGGTGTATCACGGGGACGGGGACGCGCGCGGCCTCGCCGACGTCCTGGTGACCGAGCGCACCCATCCGTACGGCGGCCGGTGGTGGCCGCCGGGGCACACGCTCGGCTGGGAAAGCGGCTTCGTCCACCAACTCGAGGAGCTCGTCCGCCGAGTGACGGGCGCCGGCGGACCCGCGGCCGGGGCCACGTTCGCGGACGGCCTGGCCTGCGCGCTAGTCTGCGACGCCCTGCTCTCGGCGGCGGAGACCGGGCGGCGGATCGCCGTGCCGCCGCTGCCCGCGCCGTTCCAGGCCGGATCGGAAGGGACACGGTAG
- a CDS encoding DegT/DnrJ/EryC1/StrS family aminotransferase: MSRTTGERLAVDGGTPVRTEPLLPGYPGGLLIGAEEKAAVMEVLDSQSLFRHYGPKPLGKVVEFEHAFARAMDARHAVGVTSGTAALITALAALGVGPGDEVIVPTYTWIATINAVVILGAVPVFVDIDESLNMDPRALEAAVTPATKAILPVHMRGAGADMAPILETARRHRLRIVEDTAQAVGGRYRGRRLGTFGDLGAFSMQYHKVITTGEGGVVVTQNAALYDRAVRFHDQGSARMQELDETLPGANPLMIGLNFRMSEITGAIGLVQLGRMEGIIERMRAHKRTILDGLTGVPGLTPRPLPDPDGDTGATLMFFLPTGEHTRAFSAALNAEGIRNTVAWDSGQHVYYHFDQIIERRMFSERHCSWECPHYRGRARLEKGMFPRSDDLLRRAIHIDLHPLMTERDEADIVRAIRKVSHALS, from the coding sequence ATGAGCAGAACCACCGGCGAGCGGCTGGCAGTCGACGGCGGAACCCCGGTTCGCACCGAACCGCTCCTGCCCGGCTATCCCGGAGGCCTGCTGATCGGCGCGGAGGAAAAGGCCGCGGTGATGGAGGTGCTCGACAGCCAGAGCCTCTTCCGCCACTACGGTCCGAAGCCGCTCGGGAAGGTCGTGGAGTTCGAGCACGCGTTCGCGCGCGCGATGGACGCGCGCCACGCGGTCGGGGTGACGTCGGGCACGGCCGCGCTCATCACGGCGCTCGCGGCCCTCGGTGTGGGGCCGGGCGACGAGGTCATCGTCCCGACCTACACGTGGATCGCCACGATCAACGCCGTTGTGATCCTCGGCGCGGTGCCCGTGTTCGTCGACATCGACGAGAGCCTGAACATGGACCCGCGCGCGCTCGAAGCCGCGGTCACGCCCGCGACCAAGGCGATTCTCCCGGTGCACATGCGCGGGGCCGGCGCCGACATGGCGCCGATCCTCGAGACCGCCCGGCGGCACCGGCTCCGCATCGTCGAGGACACGGCGCAGGCGGTCGGCGGGCGGTATCGGGGCAGGCGGCTCGGCACGTTTGGCGATCTCGGCGCCTTCAGCATGCAGTACCACAAGGTGATCACCACGGGCGAGGGCGGCGTGGTGGTGACCCAGAACGCCGCGCTCTACGACCGCGCGGTGCGCTTCCACGACCAGGGGTCGGCGCGCATGCAGGAGCTCGACGAAACGCTGCCCGGCGCCAACCCGCTGATGATCGGCCTCAACTTCCGGATGAGCGAGATCACCGGCGCGATCGGCCTCGTGCAGCTCGGGCGGATGGAGGGCATCATCGAGCGCATGCGGGCGCACAAGCGGACGATCCTCGACGGGCTGACCGGCGTGCCCGGCCTCACGCCGCGGCCGCTGCCGGACCCGGACGGCGACACCGGCGCCACGCTGATGTTCTTCCTGCCGACCGGTGAGCACACCCGCGCCTTCAGCGCCGCCCTCAACGCCGAGGGCATCCGCAACACCGTGGCCTGGGACAGCGGCCAGCACGTCTACTATCACTTCGACCAGATCATCGAACGCCGCATGTTCTCGGAGCGGCACTGTTCGTGGGAGTGCCCCCACTACCGCGGCCGCGCGCGGCTCGAAAAGGGCATGTTCCCGCGGAGCGACGATCTCCTCCGGCGCGCGATCCACATCGACCTGCACCCGCTCATGACCGAGCGCGACGAGGCCGACATCGTGCGGGCGATCCGCAAAGTCTCGCACGCCCTGAGCTAG
- a CDS encoding LacI family DNA-binding transcriptional regulator, which translates to MATRKSKASPARRPRVLGRSGSASSLRDVARLAGVSLPTASQALNGRARISTVTRQRVREAARRLRYTPNAAARRLKLGRSNSVAIVPGLNMTGIFSDLFYRAVLAGVGSVFEEVGVRMLIAPPLRPSSAAPPFVEMAQAREVDGILVAGVVEARWVRVALGAGVPVVILDNFVPGVGAPAVVNDNAGGAYAATRHLVDLGHTRIGFVGAAVDYPFGRETQSGYAAALRDAGLERDPALEAVTPVDADAAFRRSGELLALADRPSAIFAVTDKQALGVMRAAGAAGLRIPHDLSVVGMDDIELAATTDPPLTTVRIRKDVMGATAARILLGLVAGDRAARPITTVANELIIRGTTGGRP; encoded by the coding sequence GTGGCGACGCGCAAGAGCAAGGCTTCTCCGGCCCGACGGCCCCGGGTCCTCGGGCGGTCCGGTTCGGCGAGCAGCCTGCGCGACGTGGCCCGCCTGGCCGGCGTCTCGCTGCCGACCGCCTCCCAGGCCCTCAACGGCCGCGCTCGGATCAGCACCGTGACCCGCCAGCGCGTGCGCGAGGCCGCGCGCCGGCTGCGGTATACGCCGAACGCCGCGGCCCGCCGGCTCAAGCTGGGCCGCTCCAACTCCGTCGCGATCGTGCCGGGGCTCAACATGACCGGCATCTTCTCGGATCTCTTCTACCGCGCCGTCCTCGCCGGGGTGGGCAGCGTGTTCGAGGAGGTCGGGGTGCGGATGCTGATCGCGCCCCCGCTGCGCCCATCCTCCGCCGCCCCGCCCTTCGTCGAGATGGCGCAGGCGCGCGAAGTGGACGGCATCCTCGTCGCCGGCGTCGTTGAGGCCCGCTGGGTGCGCGTGGCCCTCGGGGCCGGCGTCCCCGTCGTGATCCTCGACAACTTCGTGCCGGGGGTCGGCGCGCCCGCGGTGGTCAACGACAACGCCGGCGGCGCCTACGCGGCCACCCGGCACCTCGTGGACCTCGGCCACACGCGCATCGGCTTCGTCGGCGCCGCGGTCGATTATCCGTTCGGCCGGGAGACGCAGAGCGGCTACGCCGCGGCGCTGCGGGACGCCGGGCTCGAGCGCGATCCGGCCCTCGAGGCCGTGACCCCCGTCGACGCGGACGCCGCCTTCCGCCGCTCCGGAGAGCTGCTGGCGCTGGCCGACCGTCCGTCCGCGATCTTCGCGGTCACCGACAAGCAGGCGCTCGGCGTCATGCGCGCCGCGGGCGCGGCGGGACTCCGGATTCCGCACGACCTTTCGGTCGTGGGCATGGACGACATCGAGCTCGCGGCGACGACCGACCCGCCGTTGACGACCGTCCGAATACGCAAGGACGTGATGGGGGCGACGGCGGCCAGGATCCTCCTCGGCCTCGTCGCGGGAGACCGGGCGGCGCGGCCCATCACCACGGTCGCAAACGAGCTCATCATTCGAGGCACCACGGGAGGCAGACCATGA
- a CDS encoding FAD-dependent oxidoreductase, with protein sequence MPARPLGSGQVVEAARDLPVAHETDVLVVGGGIAGVMAALAAGRTGARTLLVERFGSLGGTGTAAMMNLFYVPYAASRGLVRELFDRLIARDGAIPGEFVVYDPELYKVTALEMLAEAGVRVLLHTFVSDVVMDGRDLRGIVAENKSGRQAILSRITVDASGDADIAARAGAPYIKGRERDGKMRPMTLIFRMGGVDVPRLVDYVRTHPEDFSPDPLQCMLDLEHQMIRVFGFFKLVEEAKARGELWPDCYYFRVESVLPDRGVLTVNATRVYGVDGTNAEDLSRAEIETRHQMIQLANWARARVPGFERSFILDSANTIGVRETRRIRGEYLMTEEDILAGRHYDDVVGVDANQQNPRQQGGHPPDGQEGGPQDVEARELVARMFVYEIPYGCLLPREVDGLLVAGRCISVDHHADVYTRNQGTAMATGVAAGVAGALAARAGVPPRAADVRAVQRELTRLGVDLELLRRLGPSPASLEV encoded by the coding sequence TTGCCAGCACGGCCTCTGGGTTCGGGACAGGTGGTCGAGGCGGCCCGGGATCTCCCGGTCGCGCACGAGACCGATGTCCTCGTTGTCGGCGGCGGCATCGCCGGCGTCATGGCGGCCCTCGCCGCCGGCCGGACCGGCGCGCGGACGCTCCTCGTCGAGCGTTTCGGCTCCCTCGGCGGTACCGGCACCGCGGCGATGATGAACCTGTTCTACGTGCCGTACGCCGCGTCGCGGGGTCTCGTCCGCGAGCTGTTCGACCGGCTCATCGCCCGGGACGGCGCGATCCCCGGCGAGTTCGTCGTCTACGACCCCGAGCTCTACAAGGTCACAGCTTTGGAGATGCTGGCGGAAGCGGGCGTCCGCGTGCTGCTGCACACGTTCGTCAGCGACGTCGTGATGGACGGTCGCGATCTGCGGGGCATCGTCGCCGAGAACAAGTCCGGGCGCCAGGCGATCCTGAGCCGCATCACCGTGGACGCGAGCGGCGACGCGGACATCGCCGCGCGCGCCGGCGCGCCGTACATCAAGGGGCGCGAGCGGGACGGCAAGATGCGGCCGATGACGCTCATCTTCCGGATGGGCGGCGTGGACGTCCCGCGGCTCGTGGACTACGTGCGCACGCACCCCGAGGACTTTTCGCCCGATCCGCTCCAGTGCATGCTCGATCTCGAGCATCAGATGATCCGCGTCTTCGGCTTCTTCAAGCTCGTCGAGGAGGCGAAGGCGCGCGGCGAGCTGTGGCCGGACTGCTACTACTTCCGCGTCGAGTCGGTCCTGCCGGACCGCGGCGTCCTCACCGTCAACGCGACGCGCGTCTACGGCGTGGACGGGACCAACGCCGAGGACCTGTCCCGCGCGGAGATCGAGACGCGGCACCAGATGATCCAGCTCGCGAACTGGGCGCGCGCGCGCGTGCCGGGCTTCGAGCGTTCGTTCATCCTCGACTCCGCGAACACGATCGGCGTCCGCGAGACGCGCCGCATCCGGGGCGAGTACCTCATGACCGAGGAGGACATCCTCGCCGGGCGGCACTACGACGACGTCGTCGGGGTCGACGCGAACCAGCAGAACCCGCGCCAGCAGGGCGGGCACCCGCCGGACGGGCAGGAAGGCGGGCCGCAGGACGTGGAGGCGCGGGAGCTCGTGGCCCGGATGTTCGTCTACGAGATTCCGTACGGGTGCCTCCTGCCGCGGGAGGTGGACGGCCTGCTCGTCGCCGGCCGCTGCATCTCCGTCGACCACCACGCCGACGTGTACACGCGCAACCAGGGAACGGCGATGGCGACCGGCGTCGCCGCGGGCGTCGCCGGTGCGCTCGCCGCCCGCGCCGGCGTGCCGCCGCGGGCGGCCGACGTCCGCGCGGTGCAGCGCGAGCTGACCCGTCTCGGCGTCGATCTCGAGCTGCTGCGGCGCCTCGGCCCGTCGCCGGCGTCGCTCGAGGTCTGA
- a CDS encoding FAD-dependent oxidoreductase, which translates to MRVRPEVDVLVCGGGTAGAVAAIASARTGARTVLVEQYGSVGGMASTGMSFLGVSDASGRRALGGIGAELLARLADAGAAFEDRPDKQVGSVTVADPVALQQTLLEMLLDAGVEFLLHTFCVDAVTEGPRVRGILAANKGGLETVLAQVVVDATGDADVAARAGGRFVVGRADDGLTQPVTRIFRVCDVDVEEMLAYLKANPGEMDLPERWDGGAGYTAQDLAAQSIVMDAYPSLVAAARRAGELSVPRDRIGVETGPVPGVVTINATRVHGVDATDPDALSRAEIETQRQMFEILKFLRRRVPGFRKARLLDSAYQVGVRESRHVAGDYVLTLDEVLSGADFPDTVARGAYPLDLHDLRPGAQVLGARVGGGGVTLRRIEYSYGIPLRCLLPVGLDGLVVAGRAISATHEAAGSVRGQGVCMATGHAAGTIAAMSAAAGTAPRGLTAPAVQKTLRAQHAVLDAAVPAS; encoded by the coding sequence ATGCGCGTGCGGCCGGAAGTGGACGTGCTCGTCTGCGGCGGCGGGACGGCCGGCGCCGTCGCCGCGATCGCCTCCGCGCGGACCGGCGCGCGGACCGTCCTCGTCGAACAGTACGGCAGCGTCGGCGGGATGGCCTCGACCGGGATGTCGTTCCTCGGCGTGAGCGACGCCTCGGGCCGCCGCGCGCTCGGCGGAATCGGGGCGGAGCTCCTGGCGCGCCTCGCGGACGCGGGCGCCGCGTTCGAGGACCGCCCCGACAAGCAGGTCGGCTCCGTCACCGTCGCGGATCCGGTCGCGCTTCAGCAGACGCTGTTGGAGATGCTGCTCGACGCCGGCGTGGAGTTTCTGCTCCACACGTTCTGCGTCGACGCGGTGACCGAGGGCCCGCGCGTGCGCGGGATCCTCGCGGCCAACAAGGGCGGTCTCGAGACCGTCCTCGCGCAGGTGGTCGTCGACGCGACCGGAGACGCCGACGTCGCCGCCCGCGCGGGGGGGCGGTTCGTCGTCGGCCGGGCCGACGACGGGTTGACGCAGCCCGTGACCCGGATCTTCCGGGTCTGCGACGTGGACGTCGAGGAGATGCTGGCGTACTTGAAAGCGAACCCCGGCGAGATGGACCTGCCGGAGCGCTGGGACGGCGGAGCGGGGTACACCGCCCAGGATCTCGCCGCGCAGTCGATCGTGATGGACGCCTATCCCTCGCTCGTGGCCGCGGCCCGGCGGGCCGGCGAGCTGTCCGTGCCGCGGGACCGCATCGGCGTCGAGACGGGGCCCGTGCCGGGCGTTGTGACGATCAACGCGACCCGTGTCCACGGCGTCGACGCGACCGATCCGGACGCGTTGAGCCGCGCGGAGATCGAGACGCAGCGCCAGATGTTCGAAATCTTGAAATTCCTCCGGCGGCGCGTGCCCGGGTTCCGCAAGGCCCGGCTGCTCGACTCCGCCTACCAGGTCGGTGTCCGCGAGTCGCGGCACGTCGCCGGCGACTACGTCCTCACCCTCGACGAGGTGCTGTCGGGCGCGGATTTTCCCGATACGGTCGCCCGCGGCGCGTACCCGCTCGATCTGCACGATCTTCGTCCGGGCGCCCAGGTGCTCGGCGCCCGGGTCGGCGGCGGCGGCGTGACGCTGCGGCGCATCGAGTACTCCTACGGGATTCCGCTGCGGTGCCTGCTCCCGGTGGGCCTCGACGGCCTCGTGGTGGCCGGCCGGGCGATCTCCGCGACGCACGAGGCCGCGGGCTCGGTTCGGGGCCAGGGTGTCTGCATGGCGACCGGGCACGCCGCGGGGACGATCGCCGCGATGAGCGCCGCCGCGGGGACGGCGCCGCGCGGGCTCACGGCGCCCGCCGTCCAGAAGACCTTGCGCGCACAGCACGCCGTCCTGGACGCCGCGGTCCCGGCCTCATGA
- a CDS encoding extracellular solute-binding protein has protein sequence MLRQPRYRVAATVFAMLLVAVLVTGSLPQTSRAQSMTTLTFLGPDFDEWVAFVKVANEIGKPMGIQIKPEYLPWDNVFQKALIDYKSGVKTWDYVYVYNTWIPGLAAAKAVIPIDDLMTTPAAKKAVAPEDFISLTTVGLQFQNKLWAMPMLAAPYMMGYRTDLFADPTEKKAFQAKYGYPLAVPQTYKQLMDVAQFFTRKAGATLMGKPLDQDFYGVVMANKSGGFLFHRYEHILVAFGGDLIYDPKTMQPTVNSPQSIAAAKYYVALHKYMEPGSESLTGGGAERIMASGRGAIAMDALDNMLSVLPVAKLSKIVGKVSYTLLPTQVASRPHANVGDANGLAIYALTQHKAEAFKLATAVLNTQGTKQVMKEYPALIPMRSSVIKDPEVRTNYPNVFNAMSSFINGKPYTTFIPPLKEWVQAQDIYEQALSAAMSGQQSVEDALSGAQAKVVDFFKRQGYVK, from the coding sequence ATGTTGCGTCAGCCACGATACCGGGTCGCCGCGACCGTGTTTGCGATGTTGCTCGTAGCGGTGCTCGTCACGGGCTCGCTGCCCCAGACGTCGCGCGCTCAGAGCATGACCACGCTTACGTTCCTGGGGCCCGACTTCGACGAGTGGGTCGCGTTCGTCAAGGTGGCGAACGAGATCGGCAAGCCGATGGGTATCCAGATCAAGCCGGAGTACCTGCCTTGGGACAACGTCTTCCAGAAGGCGCTGATCGACTACAAGTCCGGCGTGAAGACGTGGGACTATGTCTACGTCTACAACACTTGGATCCCCGGGCTCGCCGCGGCCAAAGCGGTCATCCCGATTGACGACCTGATGACGACGCCCGCGGCGAAAAAGGCGGTGGCGCCGGAGGACTTCATCAGCCTGACCACAGTCGGCCTCCAGTTCCAGAACAAGCTGTGGGCGATGCCGATGCTGGCCGCCCCGTACATGATGGGGTACCGGACCGACCTGTTCGCCGATCCGACCGAGAAGAAAGCGTTTCAGGCCAAGTACGGCTACCCGCTCGCCGTTCCGCAGACCTATAAGCAGCTGATGGACGTGGCGCAGTTCTTCACGCGCAAGGCCGGCGCGACGCTGATGGGCAAGCCGCTCGACCAGGACTTCTACGGCGTCGTCATGGCGAACAAGAGCGGCGGCTTCCTGTTCCACCGGTACGAGCACATCCTCGTCGCGTTCGGCGGGGACCTGATCTACGACCCCAAGACCATGCAGCCGACGGTGAACTCGCCGCAGAGCATCGCCGCGGCCAAGTACTACGTCGCCCTGCACAAGTACATGGAGCCCGGGAGCGAGTCGCTGACCGGCGGCGGCGCCGAGCGCATCATGGCGTCCGGCCGCGGCGCGATCGCGATGGACGCCCTCGACAACATGCTGTCGGTGCTGCCGGTGGCGAAGCTCTCCAAGATCGTCGGCAAGGTCAGCTACACCCTGCTGCCGACGCAGGTCGCGAGCCGGCCCCACGCCAACGTCGGCGACGCGAACGGCCTCGCGATCTACGCGCTGACCCAGCACAAGGCCGAGGCGTTCAAGCTGGCCACGGCCGTGCTGAACACGCAGGGGACCAAGCAGGTGATGAAGGAGTACCCTGCGCTGATTCCCATGCGCTCGTCGGTGATCAAGGATCCGGAGGTGCGCACGAACTATCCGAACGTGTTCAACGCGATGAGCAGCTTCATCAACGGCAAGCCGTACACGACGTTCATCCCGCCGCTCAAGGAGTGGGTCCAGGCCCAGGATATCTACGAGCAGGCGCTGTCGGCCGCGATGTCGGGCCAGCAGTCCGTGGAGGACGCGCTCAGCGGCGCCCAGGCCAAGGTGGTAGACTTCTTCAAGCGGCAGGGCTACGTTAAGTAA